In the Kwoniella shandongensis chromosome 1, complete sequence genome, one interval contains:
- a CDS encoding pentafunctional AROM polypeptide, translating to MTSSSADVLKISILGSESIHVGFHLLPYIFETITTTLPSSTYVLITDTNLSALYLNDLKAAFEEASAKLSTGTKARFLVYEVAPGEGAKSRQVKEGIEDWMLDQKCTRDTVVLAFGGGVIGDLTGFVAATFMRGVKFVQIPTTLLAMVDSSVGGKTAIDTHHGKNLIGAFWQPNYIFVDLAFLTTLPPREVSNGMAEVVKTAAIWKDDDFALLESRSAEISLAASTRPSTSTTAGRFASDRSHAQSLLLQVVSGSIYVKAHIVTIDERETGLRNLVNFGHTIGHAIEAVLTPAMLHGECVSVGIILEAEVARQLGVLSQVAVGRLTRCLQAYGLPISLSDRRITSLPASSQLSVDRLLDIMRIDKKNSGPAKKIVLLSRIGKTYEEKASVVADPVIRKVLCEAATVIAGTPSKSPITMATPGSKSISNRALVLAALGKGTCRVRNLLHSDDTAVMMNALVELKGAVFSWEDGGDTIVVEGGGGTLSAPAKGKELYLGNAGTASRFLTTVCAMVSGAASVEKSTIITGNARMKQRPIGPLVDALVANGAQVKYVENVGCLPLQIDTDGFRGGHIKLAASVSSQYVSSILLCAPYAAEQVTLELTGGQVISQPYIDMTTAMMAEFGITVQRQKDAVGKLLDLYVIPKGQYINPENYSVESDASSATYPLAIAAITGTTCTISNIGSSSLQGDARFAKEVLEPMGCTVEQTATSTKVTGPPVGQLRALGNVDMEPMTDAFLTASVLAAVASLPALPERQVEGLPANASRIYGIANQRVKECNRIKAMRDQLAKFGVETDEFEDGIIVFGKPEASLHRGASVHCYDDHRVAMAFSVLACVIDKTIIEEKRCVEKTWPNFWDDLQNKIGIAVDGVELDTHNQASTSGKTTSPADQSQRDHPIFLIGMRGAGKTYIGRMAADILGGEFTDADDTFAEVTRSSVSDYVAAHGWEAFRKIETEILGRYIQEKKGSHVIALGGGVVETPVARQLLAAHVAKGGSVVHVTRELEEIDGYLASIGNTATRPNWNESFADVFKRREPWYAECSSHEFFNVLEAIGSQSAEEHHQAMRAECERFFKFITEQATNRPRLGSDNPTSFLSLTFPDLHPALPYISELTEGADAVELRVDLLSATGVAPTSPILPPASYVAKQLSSLRLATNLPIVFSVRSKDQGGMAPSDKPEAYEAMVRLGLRSACEYVDLEVAWPTNVLEGITKSKRESHIIASWHDWTGEMAWDGPEVKAKHALCAKYGDVTKIVGTAKTIFDNSKLSYFVSDVLAQPDAKPLLAINMGAAGQLSRVLNPILTPITHAALPSRAAPGQLTAREVNSARSLIGLLPKKQFYLFGSPIAHSVSPTLHNTGFTTLGLPHVYGLHESAQVDQGVLDVIRSSEFGGASVTIPLKLDIIPHLDSVSEDVRIIGAVNTIVPQPNGKLHGENTDWQAIYIAAKKNLTVNASTTDALIIGAGGTCRAAIHASYKLGVKTIYLFNRTRENAEKVKESFPAEYNIVIVDSLDTKLPSEINVVISTVPGDSLTTSSNTEEGGIYLNSEVILGAKNGVAIDLAYKPYETALIKSASGKEGWKNVPGVEILVLQGLEQFRLWTGKKAPEGKVRKAVMEKYFGA from the exons ATGACGTCTTCTTCAGCTGATGTGTTGAAGATCTCGATCCTCGGATCTGAGTCCATTCACGTTGgattccatctcctcccttaCATCTTCGAAACGATAACTACcaccctcccctcctccacctacgTCCTCATCACAGACACCAATCTCTCCGCTCTGTATCTCAACGATTTGAAAGCCGCTTTTGAAGAAGCCTCTGCCAAACTCTCTACCGGAACCAAAGCTCGATTCCTGGTCTATGAAGTAGCTCCTGGAGAAGGGGCGAAGAGCAGGCAGGTGAAAGAGGGAATTGAGGATTGGATGTTGGATCAGAAATGTACGAGAGATACAGTCGTTCTCGCTTTTGGAGGTGGTGTCATTGGTGATTTGACAGGTTTCGTTGCTGCCACCTT CATGCGAGGTGTCAAGTTTGTTCAGATCCCTACTACTCTTCTCGCTATGGTCGACTCTTCCGTCGGAGGCAAGACAGCAATTGACACGCATCACGGCAAAAATCTGATTGGCGCTTTCTGGCAACCAAATTACAtctttgttgatcttgcattcctcaccaccctccCGCCGCGAGAGGTGTCCAACGGTATGGccgaggtggtcaag ACCGCTGCAATttggaaagacgacgacTTCGCTCTTCTCGAGTCCCGTTCCGCCGAGATCTCGCTCGCAGCTTCCACCCGTCCATCGACCTCCACCACAGCTGGACGATTCGCCTCCGACCGATCTCACGCACAATCTCTACTCCTCCAAGTCGTCTCTGGGTCAATCTACGTCAAAGCCCACATCGTTACCATCGACGAACGAGAGACGGGTCTTCGAAACCTCGTCAACTTTGGTCACACTATTGGTCACGCAATCGAAGCTGTTCTTACTCCGGCAATGTTGCACGGAGAATGTGTATCGGTCGGTATCATCCTTGAGGCAGAGGTTGCTAGACAACTCGGCGTGCTCAGTCAAGTTGCCGTCGGTCGATTGACAAGATGTCTTCAAGCATATGGACTTCCCATCTCGCTCTCCGATCGAAGAATCACTTCTCTCCCCGCATCAAGTCAACTTTCTGTCGATCGACTCCTTGATATCATGCGAATCGACAAGAAGAACTCTGGACCAGCCAAGAAAATCGTCCTCCTTTCCAGGATCGGCAAGACATACGAAGAGAAGGCTTCAGTTGTCGCCGATCCGGTCATCCGAAAGGTCCTTTGCGAGGCAGCTACAGTCATCGCTGGCACTCCTAGCAAGTCGCCCATCACCATGGCCACTCCCGGAAGTAAGAGTATCTCCAACCGAGCGCTGGTCCTCGCCGCTCTTGGAAAGGGTACTTGCAGGGTTAGGAACCTGCTGCACTCGGATGATACCGCCGTCATGATGAACGCCCTAGTCGAACTCAAG GGTGCTGTATTCTCctgggaagatggaggtgacACAATCGTTGtcgaaggtggtggcggtaCCCTTTCCGCTCCTGCTAAGGGCAAGGAGCTCTACCTCGGTAACGCTGGAACAGCCAGTCGATTCCTCACTACTGTCTGTGCGATGGTCTCCGGTGCCGCCTCTGTCGAGAagtccaccatcatcaccggtAACGCCAGAATGAAGCAACGACCTATCGGTCCCCTCGTTGACGCGCTGGTCGCCAACGGCGCTCAAGTCAAGTACGTCGAGAATGTTGGATGTCTCCCACTTCAGATCGACACCGATGGCTTCCGAGGTGGTCACATCAAGCTCGCTGCAAGTGTCTCGTCGCAATATGTTTCGTCGATCCTTCTCTGTGCGCCATACGCTGCTGAGCAGGTCACCCTCGAGTTGACTGGAGGTCAAGTCATCTCTCAGCCGTACATCGACATGACAACTGCCATGATGGCAGAGTTCGGTATCACCGTTCAACGTCAAAAGGACGCGGTGGGcaaactccttgacctctaCGTCATCCCAAAGGGACAGTACATCAACCCCGAGAACTACAGCGTTGAGTCCGATGCTTCTAGTGCTACTTACCCGCTCGCCATCGCTGCCATCACCGGTACTACCTGCACTATCTCCAACATTGGTTCGAGCTCGCTCCAAGGTGATGCTCGATTCGCCAAGGAAGTTCTCGAGCCTATGGGCTGTACCGTCGAACAGACCGCTACTTCCACCAAGGTCACTGGCCCTCCCGTCGGACAATTGCGAGCTCTCGGCAACGTCGATATGGAGCCTATGACAGATGCGTTCTTGACCGCTTCTGTCCTCGCTGCTGTAGCATCGCTTCCCGCCTTGCCCGAGAGGCAGGTCGAAGGTTTGCCCGCTAACGCCTCGCGAATCTACGGAATCGCCAACCAGCGTGTCAAGGAATGCAACAGAATCAAGGCTATGCGAGATCAGCTCG CCAAGTTCGGTGTCGAGACCGACGAGTTCGAAGATGGTATCATCGTCTTTGGAAAGCCTGAGGCTTCCCTTCACCGAGGCGCTTCGGTCCACTGTTATGATGATCACCGAGTCGCCATGGCTTTCAGCGTTTTGGCTTGTGTGATCGACAAGACAatcatcgaggagaagaggtgtgtCGAGAAGACTTGGCCCAACTTCTGGGATGATCTTCAGAACAAG ATTGGTATCGCTGTTGACggtgtcgagctcgacacccACAATCAAGCTTCCACTTCTGGAAAGACTACCAGCCCCGCTGACCAGTCTCAACGTGACCACCCCATCTTCCTTATCGGTATGCGAGGTGCAGGCAAGACCTACATCGGTCGCATGGCTGCTGACATCCTTGGTGGCGAGTTCACCGATGCCGATGACACCTTTGCCGAGGTGACCCGATCTTCCGTTTCCGACTATGTTGCCGCGCACGGTTGGGAAGCTTTCCGCAAGATCGAGACTGAGATCCTTGGACGTTACAtccaggagaagaagggcagcCATGTGATTGCTcttggaggtggtgtggtcGAGACTCCTGTTGCAAGGCAACTTCTTGCCGCACACGTTGCCAAGGGTGGTTCTGTCGTTCATGTCACACGTGAACTCGAGGAGATTGACGGATACCTCGCCTCGATCGGAAACACTGCTACCCGACCGAACTGGAACGAGAGTTTCGCGGATGTCTTCAAGCGCCGAGAGCCTTGGTACGCCGAATGTTCGAGCCACGAGTTCTTTAACGTCCTCGAGGCGATTGGTTCTCAATCCGCCGAAGAGCATCATCAGGCTATGCGAGCGGAATGCGAGAGGTTCTTCAAGTTCATCACGGAACAAGCGACGAACCGACCTCGACTCGGCTCGGACAACCCgacatctttcctctctctcactttcccCGACCTCCACCCTGCCCTCCCTTACATCTCCGAGTTGACAGAGGGTGCCGATGCGGTGGAACTCAGAGTGGACTTGCTCAGCGCTACTGGTGTTGCACCCACTTCACCTATCCTTCCGCCAGCATCTTACGTCGCCAAGCAACTTTCCAGCTTGAGACTCGCTACGAACCTTCCTATTGTGTTCTCCGTACGATCCAAGGATCAAGGTGGAATGGCACCATCCGACAAGCCCGAGGCGTACGAAGCGATGGTCCGACTGGGTCTTCGATCGGCGTGCGAGTacgtcgatctcgaagtAGCTTGGCCCACCAACGTTCTCGAGGGCATCACCAAATCGAAGCGAGAGTCCCACATCATTGCCTCATGGCACGATTGGACGGGTGAGATGGCATGGGATGGACCTGAAGTCAAGGCAAAACATGCTCTCTGTGCGAAATACGGCGATGTCACCAAGATCGTGGGAACGGCCAAGACTATCTTTGACAATTCCAAGTTGTCGTATTTCGTCTCCGATGTTCTCGCGCAACCTGATGCTAAACCCCTTCTGGCGATCAACATGGGTGCGGCAGGTCAATTATCACGAGTACTCAACCCGATCCTCACACCTATCACTCACGCTGCTCTACCTTCTCGAGCTGCGCCTGGTCAACTCACCGCGAGGGAGGTGAACAGTGCTCGATCTTTGATCGGTCTTTTACCGAAGAAGCAATTCTACTTGTTTGGTAGTCCGATCGCTCATTCGGTCAGTCCTACACTACACAATACGGGATTCACGACACTCGGTCTTCCCCACGTCTATGGTTTGCACGAGTCTGCTCAGGTCGACCAGGGAGTGTTGGACGTCATTCGATCTTCAGAATTCGGAGGAGCGTCAGTGACAATCCCCTTGAAACTGGATATTATCCCGCATCTCGACAGTGTATCAGAGGACGTCCGAATCATCGGAGCGGTAAACACCATCGTCCCCCAACCGAATGGAAAATTACACGGAGAAAATACCGATTGGCAAGCTATTTACATTGCTGCCAAGAAGAATTTGACCGTCAACGCCAGTACGACCGACGCATTGATCATTGGTGCAGGAGGGACTTGTCGAGCAGCCATTCACGCAAGTTACAAACTTGGCGTGAAGACGATATACTTGTTCAATCGAACAAGGGAGAATGCTGAGAAGGTCAAAGAATCTTTCCCGGCGGAATAcaatatcgtcatcgtcgattcGTTGGATACCAAACTCCCTTCAGAGATCAATGTCGTTATCTCGACTGTACCAGGGGACAGTCTCACCACGTCCTCTAACACAGAGGAGGGTGGGATCTACCTCAACTCGGAGGTGATTCTCGGTGCGAAGAACGGAGTAGCTATCGATCTGGCTTATAAGCCTTACGAAACGGCTCTGATCAAATCCGCTTcagggaaggaaggatggaagaaCGTACCGGGTGTTGAGATTTTGGTCTTGCAAGGATTGGAACAGTTTAGATTGTGgacagggaagaaggcaCCAGAGGGGAAAGTCAGGAAAGCTGTTATGGAAAAGTATTTTGGAGCGTAA